The region TTGAACAGCAGCGATACTGGAAAGAACGCCAGCCAGATCGCCACGGCCTGTTTCCAGCGTGGCGGACGTTGACCCGCGGCACCGAACCAGCCTTCGATGCCACTGACCCGATGTTCGGTCGGATGCGCGAACAAGTCGCTGCCGCGTGCCAGCCACGCAGTGCGCGAGGCTGAATGCTCCCAGGCGTGCAGGGTTTGCTCGTCGGCGAAGCGGAAAATAATCTGAAATTCGTCATCGTCAGGCGGTGGCGCAAGCACGCCGGAGCCGAGATAACCAGGGAAGTCAGTGGCCAGTTGTTCGCCTTCGCGCAACCAGGCGATCAGGTCCTGATAGCGCCCATCGGCGACTCGGCGCGCAACCATCAACGTGACGGGGGAGGTAGACATTGTGTATCTCCGAAAAACAAACGCGTCACTCCGGATAGGAGTTTCGCCAGGCGCAGCGCCGGGGTGGTGGGCTGCGTCTCGTTGCAAGCAAGGATTATTCCTGATTATGAAAATTACGCCAGAGACTTTCTTTGTCCATTGACTTGTTGAATAGACAGTGGGCTCGAGACGGGTAGAATGCCTTCCAATCCAAACTCGGACGTGGGCCGCCAAATGCCTGTTTCAACTGACGTAGTCCCGGTCTTGCAGCCTGTACTTTCCCCTGTACAGGAAGTCCTGTTTCCGATTCGTGAGGTCGCGCGCCTGACGGGTATCAATCCCGTTACGCTGCGAGCCTGGGAGCGCCGTTACGGTCTGATTCAGCCCACTCGCACCGAAAGTGGGCACCGACTCTACTCGATGGCCGATGTTGAGCGGGTACGCAGCATCCTTGGCTGGATTGAGCGCGGCGTGGCTGTCAGCAAGGTGGGCAAAATTCTGGCCAAGAGTGCCCCGCTTCAGGCGTTGTCGCACATCATTCCCGATGACCGGATTGAAGCTGACTATGCCCAATGGCAGCAGCAAATCCAGGCTGCCGTCAGTGCTTTTGACGAGGTTGAATTAGAGCGTGTTTACGGACAGATCTTTTCTACCTACGCCCAGACGGTAGTGTTTCAGGACATTTTGCTTCCGCTCTGGAAGCAACTGTTGCAACGCCAGGATATGTTCGGTCAGACCAGTGAATGGCTGTTCCTGGACGGTTTTCTGCGATCGCGCGTCGTGCATCGTTTGTTGTTGATGCGCACCAAATACTCCATTTCTGTCGTGGTCAGCGCTCTGGTCGGTCAGTGCCGTGAACTTGAGTTGCTGGTGGCCGCTTTGTTTATGAGCAGCGCCAATGTAACCGTGCGAGTGCTGACAGTTGGCCAACCGCTCGATGAATTGACCCTGATTTGCGAGAAAATCAAACCCAGGGCGCTGGTGTTGTTTTCAAATCACGCTCCGGCCCCCGAGTTGCCTCGGCGCCTGCATCGTTTGGCGTTGAGTCTGGATTGCCAGTTAATGCTGGCTGGCGATGTATCGGACCTCGCACAAGAAAGCCTCGCTGGATCGTCAATCGGCTGCCTGGGAAATGAAGGGTTGTTGATGCGTGAACGTCTGAAGCTGTTTCTGGCGGGAAGCCTGGATACGTAAGGCTTAGACGTGCAGGGCTGGGTGCGTGACGCGATGCTGCTGAAGGATGAACTGGCGCAGGCGTTCGGTTTCGTCCTTGTCGCTTTGGTTCAACTGATAGGCGAAGAAGCCCAGTTCGGTTTCGCGCTCGAAGGTGCCACGCAACGCAATCCGCTCATAGCCTGAAGGACTGAACCACAACGCGAAATGCTTGGGGGGTTTGGTCTTGTTGCGCACTTCGAGTAACACGCCTTTGAACGACACTTCGTGAACCCACAGTGTGCCGGCTTGTCCTTTGGCGTTCTCAAGTGCTACCGGCTCTTCGAGCGCCAGGCGCCAGGGGCGGACCATCGGCCCGTCTTCGTAAATGCTCGGAACGCCTAGGCGCAGGTGCAGCGCGTGAAATTCATCTTCCACCAGGTGCAGTGGAAATGTCATTTGCTGGTTTTCGAAGTTGGCTTGAATGGTCACTTGTTCATGCGCTGCGAGCCGCGTCAGCAGGTCGCGGATCTGTGAACCACCGTTAACCAGCAAGCTCGACGTCGCATCCCGCATATTGAGCTGCGGGTTGTGTTGCATGGTCTGGATGAAATCCAGCTCATCCTGAGTCAGAAGCGCGTCGCGTTGCATGGCTAGCTCTAAAGATATAGTTACAAAGTCATCGGTGATTGTAGCTAATGACAATTAATTCACCGCTTTGTTTTCGCCGTTCGTCACTTCAGCGCTGCCAGCTCAGCCTGTGCCTGGACCAGCTGTGCCTCCAATTGCGCGATCCGTTGCAAGGCCTTGACCTGCACCGTGACGTCCTTTTGCACAGCAACGAAGTAGGTCAGTCCGTCACTCTCGCTTTTTACCGTCGACAGGGACAGTTCGTTCCAGAACGGTGTCCCGTCCTTGCGATAGTTTCTGAGGGTTTCCCGGCAGGATCCTCCGTGCGCCAACACTTCACGGATCGCATTCAATGCTGGCTGATCCCGGTCCCCGGCCTGCAGAAAACGGCAGTCCTGGTAGAGAATTTCCTCGCTGGTGTAGCCGGTCAGGCGTTCAAAAGCCGGATTGACATAAATCAGGATGCTGTCTTGATCGCCTTCTTTTTCAGCGATCACGATGCCTTCGTTGGACGCATTGACCACCATCTGTAGCAGTTGGGCGTTGATCATCAGAGGGCCACTTCCACGCTGATTAAAAGCTGCATTTTAGAAGAACAGCCTGCGCTGTCCACTCGCCATCAAGGCTGATTGAGCGTGACTCGCAGCTTTTTTGCCATGGCTGTTACTATCCCCGTCTTTTTACTTAGACTCAGGATCAGATTGATGAAAGTCGCCATCCTTTCCGGCTCGGTATACGGCACGGCTGAAGACGTCGCCCGTCACGCTGCGAAGATTTTGAAAGACGCCGGTTTAGACACCTGGCACAACTCACGCGCCAGCCTTGCCGATGTGCAGGCATTCAGCCCCGAGGCCATCCTGGTGGTGACATCAACCACGGGCATGGGCGAGTTGCCGGATAACCTGCAACCGTTGTATTCGATGATCCGCGACCAACTACCGGCCGCCTGGCGTGGCTTGCCGGGTGCGGTGATCGGTCTGGGCGATGCGAGTTACGGCGATACGTTTTGCGGCGGAGGCGAACTGATGCGCGAATTGTTCGCTGAACTGGGCGTGCGCGAAGTGCTGCCGATGCTGCGTCTGGACGCCAGTGAAAGCGTCACCCCGCAAGACGACGCCGAGCCTTGGTTGGCTGAGCTGGTCAGCGCTCTGCGGGGCTGACCGGACGCTCGCGCACTAACGCGAGCCAGGCCTGGGCTGCTTTCGACAGATAAGCGCCCCGACGCCAAATAAAGGCGATATCCCAACGCAGATAGTTCGGTGCGTTCAGCGTCAGGCGTACTACGCCCGGACGCGCTAGCCCGCGTGCCACAACGCTGGGCAACAGCACCACACCTTGTCCGGCGGCCACCAGTGCCGCCAGAAAATCAGCCTGTCCGCTGCGTCCGCCTTCTTTCGGCGTAAACCCCAATTGCTGGCAGGCCTGCAGCAAACGATCATTGAGTACAAAACTGCGCTGATACAGCAGAAACGGCGTGTCGGCCAACTCCTGCAGACCAATTTCTGTTTTTGTTGCCAGTGGATGATCGGCCGGCAGCAGTGCGTCCAGCGGCTCATCGCAGAACGGTTGGAAGGCGAACTGTGGGTCTTGGGGCTTGAGACTGCCACCCAGCTCCAGCTCGCCACTCAATACGGCTTGCTCAATGTTCAGGCTGCCACCTTCGAGTAACTGAATGCTGATGTTGGGGTAGCGTCGCCGGTATTCGGCGAACAGGCCGGCGAACAGTGCGTCACTGCCCAGCAGCGGCAAGCCCAGACGCAACTCTCCTCGGGCCAGTTGGCTCAAGTCGTCCAGCTCGCTGAGTAATTCGTTACGCAATCGCAGCATGCCTTCCGCTCGTTGCAGCACCACGCTGCCGGCGGCGGTCAGGCGCAGTTGCGAGCCCAGGCGTTCGAGCAACGGGGTGCCCAGGCTTTGCTCCAGTTGAGCGACTTGCTTACTCACCGCCGATTGACTGATGTGCAGGGTCTTGGCGGCTTGGGTGAACCCGCCCTGGTGCATGACTTCGACAAAGCTGCGCAGCTGTTTGAATTCCATCTTGATGATTCCATTTTGGAATGGCGCTGAGTCTAACAATTCGCTTCGGGGATAACAGTCTGCTCCTTAAAATGAGCGTCTCTGAGGACCGAAATCATGACTGCATCGACGTTGAAATACCTGGCTCGACTGGTGGCTGAACTCGCGGTGCTGCTGGTCATCTACGCGCTCGGCTGCCAACTCGCTGCTTGGTCGGGTTGGCCGATCCCGGGGGGTGTAATCGGTATGGGGCTGCTGCTGTTGGTGTTTGCTTTGGGCTGGGTCAAGCCAGCGGCAGTGCAACGGGGCGCCGGTCTGTTGATGGCCGAAATGCTGCTGTTTTTTATTCCGGCCTTGATGAGCCTGCTGGATTACGGCGCACTGTTGCGCGACGACGGTTGGCGGATTCTGTTGGTGATTGGCGTCAGTACATTGATGGTGATGCTGGTCACGGCGTTTACGGTGGAGTGGGTCGTGCGCTTGAGGCGGTCCCATGAAGCTTGAGCTGATGCCGGTGTTCTGGCTGGCCTTCACGCTGCTGGCCTACTTGTTCAGTCGCTGGATCTACCGGCGCACGGGCCACTACTTACTGTCGCCGCTGATTCTGGTGCCGATCCTGTTGCTGGCGTTGGCAGTGCCGCTGCACACCGCCTATGCCGAGTACTCCAGCGACACCCATTGGCTGATGGGGGTGCTGGGACCGGTCACTGTCGCGTTTGCGGTGCCGATCTGGCAGCAGCGGCAACTGCTGATGCGCCATTGGTCGGCATTGTTGCTCGGGATGCTGGCGGGGAGTGTGGCGTCCATCGGCAGTTCATTCGGTTTAGCCAAAGCTCTGGCGCTGGACAGCTCCGTAACGTTGTCGCTGCTGCCACGCTCGATTACCACCCCGTTTGCCATGCCGCTGGCTCATGATTTGGGCGGTGTGCCGGAACTCACGGCGGTGTTTGTGATGTTCACCGGAGTGTTTGGCGCGATGCTCGGCGGTGTCTTGCTCAAGTGGCTGCCCCTGCGCAGTGCGCTGGCGCGAGGCGCGTTGTTTGGTGTCGGCGCTCATGGTGCCGGGGTCAGTCGGGCTCATGAGGTGGGCAGCGAAGAAGGCTCGGTGGCGGGTCTG is a window of Pseudomonas sp. DC1.2 DNA encoding:
- a CDS encoding MerR family transcriptional regulator, with the translated sequence MPVSTDVVPVLQPVLSPVQEVLFPIREVARLTGINPVTLRAWERRYGLIQPTRTESGHRLYSMADVERVRSILGWIERGVAVSKVGKILAKSAPLQALSHIIPDDRIEADYAQWQQQIQAAVSAFDEVELERVYGQIFSTYAQTVVFQDILLPLWKQLLQRQDMFGQTSEWLFLDGFLRSRVVHRLLLMRTKYSISVVVSALVGQCRELELLVAALFMSSANVTVRVLTVGQPLDELTLICEKIKPRALVLFSNHAPAPELPRRLHRLALSLDCQLMLAGDVSDLAQESLAGSSIGCLGNEGLLMRERLKLFLAGSLDT
- a CDS encoding flavodoxin, whose product is MKVAILSGSVYGTAEDVARHAAKILKDAGLDTWHNSRASLADVQAFSPEAILVVTSTTGMGELPDNLQPLYSMIRDQLPAAWRGLPGAVIGLGDASYGDTFCGGGELMRELFAELGVREVLPMLRLDASESVTPQDDAEPWLAELVSALRG
- a CDS encoding CidA/LrgA family protein, which translates into the protein MTASTLKYLARLVAELAVLLVIYALGCQLAAWSGWPIPGGVIGMGLLLLVFALGWVKPAAVQRGAGLLMAEMLLFFIPALMSLLDYGALLRDDGWRILLVIGVSTLMVMLVTAFTVEWVVRLRRSHEA
- a CDS encoding LrgB family protein; the protein is MKLELMPVFWLAFTLLAYLFSRWIYRRTGHYLLSPLILVPILLLALAVPLHTAYAEYSSDTHWLMGVLGPVTVAFAVPIWQQRQLLMRHWSALLLGMLAGSVASIGSSFGLAKALALDSSVTLSLLPRSITTPFAMPLAHDLGGVPELTAVFVMFTGVFGAMLGGVLLKWLPLRSALARGALFGVGAHGAGVSRAHEVGSEEGSVAGLVMVLTGLLNLFAAPLLTLLL
- a CDS encoding antibiotic biosynthesis monooxygenase — protein: MSTSPVTLMVARRVADGRYQDLIAWLREGEQLATDFPGYLGSGVLAPPPDDDEFQIIFRFADEQTLHAWEHSASRTAWLARGSDLFAHPTEHRVSGIEGWFGAAGQRPPRWKQAVAIWLAFFPVSLLFNFVLGPLLGEMSLLPRVFVSTLCLTPLMVYFFIPLSTHLLAAWLHSTPARTLPAKPSTQNR
- a CDS encoding LysR family transcriptional regulator, which translates into the protein MEFKQLRSFVEVMHQGGFTQAAKTLHISQSAVSKQVAQLEQSLGTPLLERLGSQLRLTAAGSVVLQRAEGMLRLRNELLSELDDLSQLARGELRLGLPLLGSDALFAGLFAEYRRRYPNISIQLLEGGSLNIEQAVLSGELELGGSLKPQDPQFAFQPFCDEPLDALLPADHPLATKTEIGLQELADTPFLLYQRSFVLNDRLLQACQQLGFTPKEGGRSGQADFLAALVAAGQGVVLLPSVVARGLARPGVVRLTLNAPNYLRWDIAFIWRRGAYLSKAAQAWLALVRERPVSPAER